TTAATATCCCCTAATACTTTGGATCCTGCAGCAAGCATTGCGCCACTACAAATGGTAGGATGTCTTTTTTCACCGCGCTCGTTTCCAGTCCCACCTAATGTGACACCATGATAGATTAATACATTGTCCGCAATCACTGATGTTTCACCAATCACAACGCCTGTGCCATGATCAATGACGACGTGCTTACCAA
The sequence above is a segment of the Methanocalculus natronophilus genome. Coding sequences within it:
- a CDS encoding serine O-acetyltransferase — encoded protein: GKHVVIDHGTGVVIGETSVIADNVLIYHGVTLGGTGNERGEKRHPTICSGAMLAAGSKVLGDIKVGAYSKIGANAVVLKDVPDFATAVGIPARIIKNENSTEEVCSLYHKNGQKKHK